A section of the Sphaerodactylus townsendi isolate TG3544 linkage group LG11, MPM_Stown_v2.3, whole genome shotgun sequence genome encodes:
- the LOC125440698 gene encoding 5-beta-cholestane-3-alpha,7-alpha-diol 12-alpha-hydroxylase: MALCEAILCALLAVVVGGLYLAGAFRKRRANEPPLAKGSIPWLGCALDFRRDGVDFLRRMQKQHGDIFTVLLGGDYFTFLMDPLSFGTVVKEARAKLDFNEYAHELVNKVFGYEPSQTTHKIVESASTKHLKGSGLVVMTQAMMDGLRTVMFHSLGSAEGGKRWRQDGLFHYCYNAVFRAGYLALYGNKSHESATDSQEAKKDDFQHSEEVYNEFRKYDQLFPRLATSTLSFGKRKEAEHLKRLFWDLLSVKNVYQKDNISRWVSDQEQQLAEEGMPEYMRDRFMFLLLWAAQGNTGPASFWLLLHLMKNPEAMEDVGKEVDRVVKESGQEVKPGREVINITKEMLTDTPVLDSAVEETLRLAAAPLLIRAVVDDMKLKMNDGREYALRKGDRIGIFPYLAAHMDPEIHPQPHVFKYDRFLNQNGTKKEFYKNGEKVKYFTMPWGAGTSMCPGRFFAVNEMKLFAFLMLTYFEVELVNKDEEVPPLDKTRYGFGVMQPAYDVQFRYRLRC; encoded by the coding sequence ATGGCCCTGTGCGAGGCAATTCTCTGTGCCCTCTTAGCGGTCGTTGTGGGGGGGCTTTACCTGGCGGGTGCATTTCGTAAGCGGAGAGCCAACGAGCCCCCCTTGGCCAAAGGGTCCATCCCCTGGCTAGGCTGCGCCCTGGACTTCAGGCGTGACGGCGTGGACTTCCTGCGAAGGATGCAGAAGCAGCACGGGGACATTTTCACGGTGCTGCTGGGGGGCGACTATTTCACTTTCCTGATGGACCCCCTCTCTTTTGGGACGGTGGTGAAAGAAGCCAGGGCCAAGCTGGATTTCAACGAATACGCTCACGAACTGGTCAATAAAGTGTTCGGATACGAGCCTTCTCAAACGACCCATAAGATAGTGGAGAGCGCCAGCACGAAGCACCTGAAGGGGAGTGGGCTCGTGGTGATGACTCAGGCGATGATGGACGGCTTGAGGACAGTGATGTTTCACAGCCTCGGTTCGGCAGAAGGGGGGAAGCGCTGGCGGCAAGACGGGCTGTTCCACTACTGCTACAACGCTGTCTTCCGGGCCGGATACCTGGCTTTGTACGGAAACAAGTCGCATGAAAGCGCAACGGACTCCCAGGAGGCCAAGAAAGATGACTTCCAGCACTCTGAAGAGGTATACAACGAATTTCGGAAATATGACCAGCTTTTCCCCCGCTTGGCCACTTCCACGCTGtcctttgggaagaggaaggaagccgAACACTTGAAGAGACTCTTCTGGGACCTCCTCTCCGTGAAGAATGTCTACCAGAAGGACAATATCAGTAGGTGGGTAAGTGATCAAGAACAGCAGCTGGCTGAGGAGGGAATGCCTGAGTACATGCGGGACAGGTTTATGTTTCTGCTCCTCTGGGCAGCCCAAGGGAACACCGGTCCAGCATCCTTCTGGCTCCTTCTACATCTTATGAAAAACCCAGAGGCGATGGAAGATGTGGGGAAGGAGGTGGACAGAGTGGTGAAAGAATCCGGACAGGAGGTAAAGCCAGGCAGGGAGGTTATTAACATCACCAAGGAGATGTTGACCGACACTCCTGTGTTGGACAGCGCCGTGGAGGAGACCCTGCGGTTGGCAGCGGCTCCTCTGCTGATCAGGGCAGTGGTAGACGACATGAAGCTCAAGATGAATGACGGGAGGGAATACGCCCTGCGGAAAGGGGACCGGATCGGCATCTTCCCTTACCTGGCGGCCCACATGGATCCGGAAATCCACCCCCAGCCTCACGTCTTCAAATACGACCGCTTCCTGAACcaaaatggcaccaaaaaggAATTCTATAAGAACGGCGAGAAGGTGAAGTATTTCACCATGCCCTGGGGGGCCGGGACTTCCATGTGCCCCGGACGGTTCTTCGCCGTCAACGAGATGAAACTTTTTGCCTTCTTGATGCTCACCTACTTCGAGGTGGAGCTGGTCAACAAAGACGAGGAAGTCCCTCCGCTGGACAAGACCCGCTATGGCTTTGGGGTGATGCAGCCTGCATATGATGTCCAGTTTCGGTATCGGCTACGATGTTGA